The Desulfuromonas sp. TF genome has a segment encoding these proteins:
- a CDS encoding 3-oxoacyl-ACP synthase III family protein — translation MLGIEEIGTYLPVGRISNYDRKAQFGIDDFFIEEKIGVRRVSVKGPEEETSDLCIRAFEDLQRRTSVNKEEIEAVVVVTQNPDYNIPHTSAIVQGKLGLPAHCAAFDISLGCSGFVYALSIFQSFMADNGLTRGLLFTADPYSKIVDPEDKNTTLLFGDGAAVTLISSAPRLVAGRFTFGTVGNEHEKLICKDGTLFMNGRAVFNFAAKVIPDDLRRMAAKNGVNLEEIDRFLIHQGSKIIVDTIASKLGLPAEKVPYSTGDYGNTVSSTIPILLQDELGGTARTIAICGFGVGLSWASGLLRRV, via the coding sequence ATGCTCGGAATCGAAGAAATAGGCACCTACCTCCCCGTCGGCAGAATTTCCAATTACGACCGGAAGGCCCAGTTCGGCATCGACGATTTTTTCATCGAAGAGAAGATCGGCGTACGCCGGGTTTCCGTCAAGGGTCCGGAAGAGGAAACCTCGGACCTGTGCATCCGGGCCTTTGAAGACCTTCAGCGCCGCACCTCCGTCAACAAGGAGGAGATCGAGGCGGTGGTGGTGGTGACCCAGAATCCGGATTACAATATTCCCCACACCTCGGCCATCGTCCAGGGCAAGCTGGGACTTCCCGCACACTGCGCCGCCTTCGACATCTCCCTCGGGTGTTCGGGTTTCGTCTACGCCCTCTCCATTTTCCAGTCCTTCATGGCCGACAACGGCCTGACCCGGGGGCTACTCTTTACCGCGGACCCTTATTCAAAGATCGTCGACCCCGAGGACAAGAACACCACCCTGCTCTTCGGCGACGGAGCCGCCGTCACCCTGATCTCCTCGGCCCCTCGCCTCGTAGCCGGGCGTTTCACCTTCGGTACCGTGGGGAACGAGCACGAAAAACTGATCTGCAAGGACGGTACCTTGTTCATGAACGGCCGGGCCGTCTTCAACTTCGCCGCCAAGGTTATTCCCGATGATCTTCGGAGGATGGCCGCCAAAAACGGTGTAAATCTGGAGGAGATCGATCGATTCCTGATCCACCAGGGGAGCAAGATCATCGTCGATACCATTGCCTCCAAGCTCGGTCTGCCCGCCGAAAAGGTCCCCTACTCAACCGGGGACTACGGCAACACCGTCTCCTCGACCATCCCGATTCTGCTGCAAGACGAACTTGGCGGAACGGCTCGAACCATAGCCATCTGCGGCTTCGGCGTCGGCCTCTCCTGGGCGAGCGGACTGCTGCGAAGGGTCTGA